A window of Fusarium falciforme chromosome 1, complete sequence genomic DNA:
AAGAACATTGCCTAAGCCCTTACAATTTCCTGAGCTATGAACCGAGATTGGTAGAGTCTACGATACGATGCAGGGTAGGGAGATCCATACCCAGTAATGAACAAGCGATAACCCGGATGTAAGTACTATGATAGCAGAGTCATGGAGCGGGTCATACCGGAGTATTGGGCTTCATAGCTGCTGGAATGGTGTATTCTGACCGTTTCTCTTAATTCGGGTTCGAGTTCGCGAACAAGAAGAGGATGTGCCGAGTTTCGGAGGCGATTTTCAGTCGTGGAGGTATAGTATTCGTAGGTAGAGTTGTTTCAGGTGACATATGCATGAACAAAGCGTGTTATAGGCATGTGCTATCCGTATAGTACGTGGTATTCGAGGCAAGCCCTCAAGAGCACGGCGCATAAATGCAACCATCAGCTTACTTGTGCCGGGTAGGTAGTGGTGGGATAGAGTCTCGCACAAGCGACAACCTACCCTATCTCGACGAGCAATAAAAATGTGCCCATTTGAAGCTTGTTCTGTGGAATACAATATTTGTCTAGTGTGCTTGATTTTGCGGTTTCTAGGATACCCTTTGTATTTGATCGTTAGATGGCCCGGATATCGTAGATGTAGCCGTATTCGTTTCGGGGTGCACTGAGCCGCACCGCCGTCATCCCGCTGTTTCTCAAACAGGCGTCGTCGTGGCTTCCACGTGGCGACGGATCAATCGATGAAGCTAACCGCCGACGGGAAGCTTGATTGATGACAGCGGCACCGTGATTCTTAGTTGGAGTCTAAATTGACGGACAGGATAGCGGTGACGGCGCATTGTGATGTGGTTTAGATTGCATATGTCTAGAGCACTATGTGCTGATGCTTGGTGTAGAGTAGCCTAGCGACTGCCAAGAAATGCCAACACCGACGAGATCGGATCTAATCACTTGGCTAGAATTGATTGGAGAGCAGGTCCTCACCAACGACATTATCCCCATCATTGTGCAAAAGCAAGCACAGCAAGAGAACAGATTCAATGTGGCCCAGTTGAAGCACCCGTTACTCCCTCTGACTGCTTTATGTTTGGTGAGGAAACAAGGCGAGAACTTGCGTATTGGTTTCTTCTCGCCTCGACTGGAGGATCTCTTCGCTTCCATAAGTGCTGACGAGAGATAGGTACCCTGCCGTTGAATAACAAATTCTCGATAAACAAACAGAATTCACTCTATTGGTTTATGCAAGGGTGGGGTTTGATTGGGATCCATGGAAGCTCATTTGAAGACTTGCCAGTGCCCAGCTGCtcagccaccaccaccaattcAGGGACGATTCAGGGATCATTGACGAGCCACCATTATCGTGGGAACAAGAGAAATCTTCCGTGATGAACGGCACTGGAACTGTCAACGGTCAAGCCGCATTGCCGATGCGTGCTGACAGTCAGCGGCGACGGTGGCAAGCATTAAAGTTGCATCTAAAGGGATGGATGAAACGGCACAATCATCCACTCCCGGACTGAACGGTATATTGCGAGTCCGTGACGGGACAGTCAAACCTCCACTGATACCCGCCCGGACGCGCCCCCGGGCCCGCTGGCCATTTAGCACTCCCCGGGAACTAAAAAGGAGCTTCCGCTGGGAGTGGAGGGGCGGGAATTGAAGAGGAATGGCCAAAATCTTAACGGGACGACATTGGATATTTCGTATCGCGCTCATCCACTTGTGGCTTCATGGGGAAAGGCAAAGAGGTTATTCGAGGCCAGCCTCTGTGCCGTCCTGCCCGAGCTGGCTCCCTCACAACGCTGTGTTATAGCATTGCTTGGGCCCTTACACGATCCCTAACCCCCTGCCCTTCACTGTTGCCCCCATCGGCCTCACCTAATACTCGTCGCGCTGTTAGCGGCCATTCGATAAAGCACCCATGTTCTAAGCTCCAGCGGGTGAGATGGAGCGGCCAGGTACCGCACGGCAGCCCAGGTACCACCACAGGCACAGGGGACGGGACCCGAGAGGCAGTGCACATTCGGGGCTACCGCTGTCGCGTCTCATCCATTCGATTTCTCCCTTTCCACGCCGTTTTATCCTTGGACGATGCATGGCCAGTTGTCAAGTCTCCTTTTCTTTGTCTGAGCTTTCCAGGTTTTCTGTTGCAGAGGCGACGACCCTCCCATCGGCACCTACCTCCGCTCCGCTGTGCGTGCCCCCCTTGGTAGTTTAGTGCTCCCGCGCTCTCTTTCACGTCGCTTCCCTTTTTCGTACCGACTTCGACTTCTTTCATCACCACTTGCATGTCGACATCGCCACCAGCATCACCCAATTCCGCCGCTCATTATCATTTTTAATCGACATGTCTTTTCATTTCAAGTAAAGAGTCTCTTACTGAACCACTTACAAATCCCTGAGAGGCTCTGCGCACTCTATTTGGAAGCTGACCATTCCAACCGGGGTATACATCTTGGCATCGCCCCCAAGAACCGACGatgctctcctccatcaagaCTCGATGGGAAGAGCTCCTGGAGGAACATCCAGGCATCAGCCGTTTTATCCCACCCATCAATTACATCACCATCCACTACGCCTACTTCATCTTCggctctctcttcttttctgtCATCTTCTGGGGATCTAGCGAGCCGAGTCGCAGCATCCGCTACATCGATGCTTTGTTCCTCGTCGTGTCGTCCTTCTGCGACGTCGGCCTTAACACTGTTAATCTTAGCGAAATCACAACATGGCAGCAGGTTCTGCTATACCTTTTATTCATCCTCGGTAGTGCTCTTTGGGTCTCATTCTGGACAGTCATGGCACGAAAGCATGCCTTCGAGAAGCGATTCGAGGATATCGTCATGGCAGAGCGAGAAATGCGAAAGCGTCGTGCCGCTGCCAAACCAACTCCGGCActtaagaaattctttacCTTTGACAAATTCAAGTCGTCTCCCCCAGCCACGACTACCCTCCCTGGCTTGGGCACCCGCCAGCCTACCATGATGGAAAAGGGTGACCCCGACGAATTGATGGCTACAACTCTTCCCATGCGCCGCGCAAGGTCTGCGCCCGAGGAGTCTATTTCTTCTGACTCAGAGGACAACGATAGTAATACGAGCACGGTAGCAGCCCATCCGACTCTTTCTCCTGGTGCCAACGATCACATCACGTTCGCTAGCAGCATGGCGCATCCCAATGGTCGTAGAGGAAGTGTCTCCATTTACCAACATaacgacgacaacaacaacgggGGCTTGCCAGGGGCACGAcggccctcgatggcggAGTCGGCCAAAAGCGATGAATCGGAAGATTTCCTCTTGCACTGGAAGAAGATCCTGGGCGCGCACAACACTAGCAAGAGAGGACAGTTTTATGACTTGAGTTCCGATGAGCGTGAAGCTCTGGGTGGTTGTGAATACAGAGCGCTCAAGGTGCTCGCGGTCGCCGTTCCTCTGTACGGCTTTATCTGGCAGTTCCTCAGCGCCCTCGCATTGGGTGCCTGGATCAACAATTATAGACCTGAGGCGGCGGCAGTCAATGCCGTGAACCCCTGGTGGTGCGGTATCTTCCTTTCATCCTCGGCCTTCAACAACGCTGGCATGTCTCTTCTCGATGCCAATATGTCGGCCTTTCAAGACGCCTACTTTGTTCAGATTGTTGTTGGCATCCTCATTCTGGCAGGAAACACAGCTTACCCTCTTCTTTTGCGACTCTCTCTCTGGTGTTGTCTCCAGGTACTCAAACTGACGACTCCGGAGACCGCACATGGCCCCTGGAGAGAGACCATCGAGTTTATCCTCAAGTACCCTCGACGAGTCTACACCACCCTTTTCCCTTCTCGTGCAACATGGTGGCTTTTTGCTGTCATCgccaccatcaacaccatcgactGGGTCGCATTCGAAGTGCTCAACATTGGCAATCCTGTCGTTGAGGACATGCCTGTATCTGATCGAGTCATTGCTGGATGGTTCCAGGCAGTTGGTGAGCAAAACTTGACTTCTTTTCGTAACGCCTGCTAACGTTAATCAAGCTGTGCGCGCCGCTGGCTTCGCTGTTGTTTCGATAGCTAAGCTATACCCTGCTGTTCAGATGTTGTACATGATCATGATGTACATTTCAGTCTATCCTGTCTCTATCACCATGAGACACTCGAATGTGTATGAGGAACGATCTCTCGGTATCTACGAGGACGATCCGCAGATGCTAGAGGAAGAGAATGGCAATAATCTCCCCACGATTGCGGAGGAACCTGAGAAGACACCCTTGCGACGCAGAGTCACGGCCGCGGTTCATAAAACCGCTCACAAAACCGTCAAGAGATCAATGACATTTCACGGCGTGGGTGTGCGCGCTCCGCCCAAAGGACCCGACGACAACTCTCGCATCTCCTTCATTGGCCAGCAGATTCGCGGCCAGCTTGCCCACGATATGTGGTGGCTTATCCTTCCTGTCATTATCATCATGATCATTGAGACGGATAACTTCCTCGACAAGCCTCTCGAATATAGTGTTTTTAACATTCTGTTCGAGGTGGTTTCGGCATATGGCTGTGTTGGTCTTTCCATGGGCGTTGCCAACAACAGCTACAGCTTGGCGGGAGGTATGCACACGGGCAGCAAGCTCATCCTGTGCATGGTGATCATCAGAGGGCGTCACCGAGGTCTCCCTGTCGCCTTGGATAAAGCTGTGAGGCTACCGGGCGAGAAGTTGcacaaggaagaggaagaggactcACGGATCAGGAGAACGAAAACGATGGACAGGATTGCCAGTCGCGAGTCCAGGGCCATATAAAGGCCTATCCCAGATACCTACATGTGTGAGCAAGGCGTTTAAGGATGTGTGTGATGTTTCAAGATCTGGTTCAGGCAACGGAAAAGATAGTCCAAAATGGATATGTAAGAGACTAATCGTACagagtatatatagaccTATTTGATTGCATGGATCATCATCATAAACTTCATCTCATCTATCCAAAGAACAGCTGTTTCTGTTTGGGATCGACTGTTCGTGGTCGCCCTCTCTTCTTGTCTGCTATGC
This region includes:
- a CDS encoding Potassium transport protein, yielding MLSSIKTRWEELLEEHPGISRFIPPINYITIHYAYFIFGSLFFSVIFWGSSEPSRSIRYIDALFLVVSSFCDVGLNTVNLSEITTWQQVLLYLLFILGSALWVSFWTVMARKHAFEKRFEDIVMAEREMRKRRAAAKPTPALKKFFTFDKFKSSPPATTTLPGLGTRQPTMMEKGDPDELMATTLPMRRARSAPEESISSDSEDNDSNTSTVAAHPTLSPGANDHITFASSMAHPNGRRGSVSIYQHNDDNNNGGLPGARRPSMAESAKSDESEDFLLHWKKILGAHNTSKRGQFYDLSSDEREALGGCEYRALKVLAVAVPLYGFIWQFLSALALGAWINNYRPEAAAVNAVNPWWCGIFLSSSAFNNAGMSLLDANMSAFQDAYFVQIVVGILILAGNTAYPLLLRLSLWCCLQVLKLTTPETAHGPWRETIEFILKYPRRVYTTLFPSRATWWLFAVIATINTIDWVAFEVLNIGNPVVEDMPVSDRVIAGWFQAVAVRAAGFAVVSIAKLYPAVQMLYMIMMYISVYPVSITMRHSNVYEERSLGIYEDDPQMLEEENGNNLPTIAEEPEKTPLRRRVTAAVHKTAHKTVKRSMTFHGVGVRAPPKGPDDNSRISFIGQQIRGQLAHDMWWLILPVIIIMIIETDNFLDKPLEYSVFNILFEVVSAYGCVGLSMGVANNSYSLAGGMHTGSKLILCMVIIRGRHRGLPVALDKAVRLPGEKLHKEEEEDSRIRRTKTMDRIASRESRAI